Genomic segment of Dromiciops gliroides isolate mDroGli1 chromosome 3, mDroGli1.pri, whole genome shotgun sequence:
ctttcacaaatACAACAAACTTTTCAtctaagtttctttttattttctaccctttttcttcccttccacctATCCTACCCTGGACCTAGACCTGGTTACAATTAGATACAAATAGTTacacatacccatacacacacactggcgcgcacatgcacacaaacacgaAAATGCACTGTTCCATTGTTCTGTGTATTTTATACATAGATTTTATACATTGTTGCATTTATTCTATTCATAATTCTATTTATTACTTCTTTCTCAAGAGGCAGATAGTCTTCAAATGTTTTTTatggttaatttgggtatttataataatcaaattaACTTTTTCACTCAAAGTCATTATTTGCTGTAATTGTATATCATCTTTtacttctgctcattttgctcttcattattgcATGtggctttccatgtttttctaacagtcactgagttcatcatttcttatatcacagtagtattctattaaaatcatataccacaacttgatcagctattcctcaatggatggacatccctgcaatttccagttctttatcaccacaaagagaggtgtTATTAACATTtcagaacatataggttctttccctttttccttaatcatctttggaaatagaccaaggagtggtattgctgggtcaaacatTATAGGTAGcctaataactctttgggcataattccagattgctttccaaatggtttggatcggttcacaattcctacaacaatgaattagtgtccagtttttccacatctgcttcaacatttatcactttGCCTTTCTATTTAGGTCaggtatccatttttaccttatcttggtaaatggggaatgtggggaccaatttttaattggggagtgctagctaagtggctcactgcaatactggggcaaggaaggagaccatcagcctccctcaaaatagaacaagatttatttgaacaagaatgaacttaaaaaaaaaaaaacacaaccaggATCAGtagaatgaagggaaaggaaataaaatggggaaagggaaattataatacctgaaaaaataccaccacccaggaatcagcggaaaatacacagcagaatgccagtcgatttccagcttccacctagaatgcccaattctcctccccccaaacttAGAAAtgccccacacagccccagccagtgggatggctgctctgacagtcacatgactgccctcagtAGGCTtcaaatcattataattttgccaggtccatgtaggcattggcaagtagtgatgatgtgaggtgccagagccctggcaatggctacaaccagtaggtggagcaccgtgaggtttgcagagccccaggccagtgcccactgaggcataaaaacctcaaataattaattctttacaggaaaGATATTGGTCTAAGCCCAGTTTCTGCTATATTGCTTTCCATTTTCTTGTggacaatttttaccaaataatggaTTTTCATCCCAAAATCTTGTCTTTATACTTCTGAAATACAAGGTTACTGTGTTTACTTGCTGCTATAAATGGTATGTCTACTCTATTCCATTAATCTCCATTTCTGTCTCCTAGCTTGTATCAGATAATTTTGATACTTACTGTCTTGTAGTatactttaagatctggtactgctaaacctccttcaattacatttttttttcattatttcctttgatattcttgactttttttcccaaatgattgggttttttccctaattaagtaaaataatattttggtaatttaattgggataatGTTGAATGTATAAATCAGTTTGGGTAaaagtgtcatttttattatcttggacctgcctaaccatgagcaattaatacactttctcaaattatttaaatttgattttatttgtgtgtatatatatatatatatttatgtatatatatatatatatatgataaaatatcatgcttcaataATCTACCTTCTCACCTGCTGAAGTCTTATTTATTGTAACCATGGAAGTTGTTTGAGGCTACTTCTTCAAGTTAACTTGACTCTCACTGGGATATTCAGATTTCCATGGGCATTTCCCTAGGACTTTATTTAAGtgaattattctcttttttccttatctatcatttatctacccatctacctatctatctatcaatcaattgattgatccattcatttattcattcttatttatttcatgtatttttctttctcactttgcTTACTcggtcatttatttattcacatatTTGTTCACCATTTAAAAGTTCCCTCTCCATTGTGCTCTACTTGGAAAcggttatctttcttttttctccactcAGTACTTCTCTCCTATTCCTTTTCTGTCTCCCCTTCAAATTTAGGTATGTACATATCAgctaacattaaaagaaaagaacttgCACTTTTTCAATGATACCAAGTATAAAagagatatgattttatttggttttaataCTCATACATCATTTAATTAACCATTTCAACATGAgctcaaataaatacaaagtcattttcaGTGTCATATTCAGTTCCTTCTCATGGAAAGTTACCCTTTGTAATCAGCATCATGGACATCCCTTTGGTGATTACTAATGGGGCAGATAATGAGTGATCCAGGAATACTTTCTTTATTAGGAAGGCAAGGAGAAAAGTAAGGGCGGAGAGGCCCTTCAAAGCCCATGTCTGAGAGACTATGGATTAGGGATCTGTCTTTGACATCATAAAACGCTATATGTCCCTTTTCATAATCAAGAAAAATGCCCACTTTGTGTATAGGAGGGCTCAAAGAAACACCTCTCTCTGAATTCCagagaaaaaaaagcttttcagaTGTGAAGGCTACAAGGGTCTTTATATCCTCAGATGAAGTGGAGAATTCCCCCTTTCTGCTGACTGAATCTTTACAGATGCCCACCTCCCACTCTGTCTTCTCTCCCACTTCCACTTCCCAATAGTGTTTGCCTGAGGTGAAGGTCTGGGCCCCCAAAACAGCAAGAGCACTGTCAAATCTCTCTTTGTTGTCAGGCAGGTCCTGGGGGACACTTCCATATTGGACACTCTTCAAATCCTCAGACAGGATGAGATGGGGATTGGCTGATTCAGGATCAAGAGTTATATCTCTCTGGAAACTCATGAGCACTTCTCTCAAGCCTCTGATGGGACAGGTGGTGAAGAAAGGGGAGGCATACTCTGATTCTTGAAGTAGCAGCTCCTCATTCCTTTCCAAAGTGCCTTTTGTGTCCTGAAGCATTTCCAAGGGGGGCTTGTCCAAATTCTCCTCTATTTTGAAACTCAGTCGTTGCAGATTCTGGATTTGTTGGGACAGCTTGGCTTTGTTCTCCTCCAGTTTGGCCAGGTTGTCTCTGGATTCCTGCTTCAATTTTTGTATGTATTGATATTCTATCTCCAATAAGAATTGATGCATTTTCCCATACTCAGAAATAATTAAACGTTTCAAAGAGCAAGTACTCTCCTTAAAGcatgtcttttccctttttactgCATCCAATGCCATTTttaattcctcttcttttttctgtaaGAAAGTCAGTGTCCCCTGGAGGTTCACCTTGTGCTTGTCAGCATCTATTTCCAAGGGAAGGACTTTGTGATCCTTGTGCTCCGGGGCTAATAAACAGGAGTCACAGAGGAGCCTCTGGTCTTCCTCACAGAAGaacttctctttttccccatgtTGATCACAGGTGGTCAGACCCACCATGCTCTGCAGCAAATGAGGTCTGAGCATTTTGGCAGTGATGGACAGATCCTGCAGGCTCCTGCTGGGCACCAAGTCACTGTATTTGATAACTCCTCTGCACTCTGGGCAGATTAAGATTTCATGGGTTCTCTCCCTGCACTGAAG
This window contains:
- the LOC122747288 gene encoding probable E3 ubiquitin-protein ligase TRIML1 gives rise to the protein MLRPHLLQSMVGLTTCDQHGEKEKFFCEEDQRLLCDSCLLAPEHKDHKVLPLEIDADKHKVNLQGTLTFLQKKEEELKMALDAVKREKTCFKESTCSLKRLIISEYGKMHQFLLEIEYQYIQKLKQESRDNLAKLEENKAKLSQQIQNLQRLSFKIEENLDKPPLEMLQDTKGTLERNEELLLQESEYASPFFTTCPIRGLREVLMSFQRDITLDPESANPHLILSEDLKSVQYGSVPQDLPDNKERFDSALAVLGAQTFTSGKHYWEVEVGEKTEWEVGICKDSVSRKGEFSTSSEDIKTLVAFTSEKLFFLWNSERGVSLSPPIHKVGIFLDYEKGHIAFYDVKDRSLIHSLSDMGFEGPLRPYFSPCLPNKESIPGSLIICPISNHQRDVHDADYKG